One stretch of Bacteroidota bacterium DNA includes these proteins:
- a CDS encoding HNH endonuclease — MLLFLRKAELIEASNGKVIRSVSLAMPFPSVVRLSAFVRVPYKKIILSRKNILRRDGHRCQYCGRGDMPLTMDHVQPRSKGGEDAWENLVAACVKCNNRKGDSTPEEAGMPLMRLPMKPNHVTFIRHFVGNMDDRWKPYLFMH, encoded by the coding sequence ATGCTTCTTTTTCTGCGCAAAGCTGAGTTGATTGAAGCCAGTAATGGAAAAGTCATTCGCTCTGTCTCATTGGCAATGCCGTTCCCAAGCGTTGTTCGTCTCTCTGCGTTTGTTCGGGTGCCCTATAAGAAAATTATTCTTTCACGAAAGAATATTCTTCGTCGCGACGGTCACCGCTGTCAATATTGCGGAAGAGGTGATATGCCGCTGACAATGGACCATGTTCAGCCTCGTTCAAAAGGGGGAGAAGATGCATGGGAGAATCTTGTAGCTGCGTGTGTGAAGTGTAACAATAGAAAAGGAGATAGTACTCCGGAAGAAGCCGGGATGCCGTTGATGCGGCTGCCAATGAAACCGAATCATGTTACCTTCATTCGTCATTTTGTCGGGAATATGGACGACCGGTGGAAACCGTATTTGTTCATGCACTAA